A genomic window from Paenibacillus sp. FSL K6-0276 includes:
- the mraZ gene encoding division/cell wall cluster transcriptional repressor MraZ — translation MFMGEYQHSIDDKGRIIIPAKLRELLGTSFVTTRGLDSCLFVYPMEEWAIMEQKLKSLSLMKSDARAFSRFFFSGATECVWDKQGRVNLPANLRQYAKLDKDCVILGVSNRVEIWNKELWEQYFEQSEESFNEIAEKLVDFNFDL, via the coding sequence ATGTTCATGGGAGAGTATCAACACAGCATTGACGACAAAGGCCGAATCATTATTCCGGCTAAACTCCGTGAATTGCTTGGAACCTCCTTCGTGACGACCCGCGGCCTAGACTCCTGCCTATTTGTTTATCCCATGGAAGAATGGGCAATCATGGAACAAAAGCTTAAAAGCCTTTCACTGATGAAATCAGACGCCCGCGCATTCAGTCGCTTTTTTTTCTCAGGCGCAACAGAATGTGTATGGGATAAGCAGGGAAGGGTAAATCTGCCGGCCAATTTAAGGCAGTATGCCAAACTGGACAAAGACTGTGTTATTCTGGGCGTTTCGAACCGGGTGGAAATCTGGAACAAAGAGCTATGGGAGCAGTACTTCGAACAGTCCGAGGAATCGTTCAACGAAATTGCCGAAAAATTGGTGGATTTCAATTTTGATCTATAA
- a CDS encoding adenosylhomocysteinase: MMSSSKQNSIVADMSLAPEGHLKIDWVRQHMPVLNRIREQFEAEQPFKGLKVSITLHLEAKTAYLAKVVKAGGAEVTITGSNPLSTQDDVCAALVEDGITVFAKYNPSPEEFKALNIKALESKPDLIIDDGGDFATLLHSECPDLMENIRGGAEETTTGIIRLKALQKQGVLKFPMVAVNDAYCKYLFDNRYGTGQSAWDGIIRTTNLIVAGKTVVVVGYGWCGKGVAMRAKGLGAKVVVTEVDAIKAVEAHMDGFEVMPMLEAAKVGDFFVTVTGNRYVIRGEHYDVMKDGAIMCNAGHFDVEVNKPELSERSVSQRTVRKNIEEYQLRDGRKLYLLAEGRLVNLGAADGHPAEIMDTTFALQALSLKYVNDNYKSIGVKVENVPYELDEQVARYKLESLGINIDSLTPAQVDYLDSWNLND, from the coding sequence ATAATGAGTTCATCTAAACAAAATAGTATCGTGGCTGATATGTCACTCGCACCCGAAGGACATTTGAAAATCGACTGGGTTCGTCAACATATGCCTGTCTTGAACCGCATTCGTGAGCAGTTCGAAGCAGAGCAACCATTCAAAGGGCTAAAGGTCTCGATCACGCTTCACTTGGAAGCTAAAACCGCTTATCTGGCGAAGGTTGTCAAAGCAGGCGGTGCAGAAGTAACCATTACCGGATCAAATCCACTTTCTACACAGGATGATGTATGTGCAGCGCTTGTGGAGGATGGAATCACAGTATTTGCTAAATACAACCCATCTCCTGAAGAGTTCAAAGCACTTAACATTAAGGCGCTGGAAAGCAAACCAGATTTGATCATTGATGACGGTGGGGATTTTGCAACATTGCTGCATTCGGAGTGTCCTGATCTGATGGAGAATATCCGTGGGGGTGCTGAAGAAACAACTACCGGCATCATTCGTCTAAAAGCACTTCAAAAGCAGGGTGTGCTGAAGTTCCCAATGGTTGCAGTAAATGATGCTTATTGCAAATATTTGTTTGATAACCGTTATGGCACAGGCCAATCCGCATGGGATGGCATTATTCGGACAACAAACCTGATCGTAGCAGGCAAAACAGTTGTTGTTGTCGGTTACGGCTGGTGCGGTAAAGGTGTTGCTATGCGTGCCAAAGGTCTGGGTGCAAAGGTTGTTGTTACAGAAGTGGACGCTATTAAAGCCGTTGAAGCACATATGGACGGTTTCGAAGTAATGCCAATGCTAGAAGCAGCTAAGGTCGGTGATTTCTTCGTTACAGTAACTGGTAACCGTTATGTGATTCGCGGGGAACATTATGATGTGATGAAGGATGGAGCAATCATGTGCAACGCGGGCCATTTTGACGTTGAAGTGAATAAGCCTGAGTTGTCTGAAAGATCCGTATCCCAGCGTACTGTCCGCAAAAATATCGAAGAGTACCAGCTACGCGACGGACGTAAACTATATCTGCTTGCAGAAGGTAGACTTGTAAATCTGGGTGCTGCTGATGGACACCCTGCCGAAATTATGGATACGACTTTTGCGCTGCAGGCGCTGTCGCTGAAATATGTAAATGATAATTATAAGAGCATTGGCGTAAAAGTTGAGAATGTTCCTTATGAGCTGGATGAGCAGGTAGCACGCTACAAGCTGGAAAGTCTGGGCATTAACATCGATAGTCTTACTCCAGCCCAAGTGGATTATTTGGACAGCTGGAATTTGAACGATTAA
- the bshC gene encoding bacillithiol biosynthesis cysteine-adding enzyme BshC, whose translation MNIVTEPLPGGSALARDYIEHFDKVSHLYGGDFRSKESRSIRAEWLDSSESLRADRTQIAECLRQYNEKHNSHDAVMASLALLEQPGTLVVTGGQQSGLFTGPLLVVYKAITTIMAAKEAAEQLGRPVVPLFWIAGEDHDWDEVNHTYVLNRTQEISKIKIEKSEEKRSSVSDIRVQEESWQQVVEQLDGLLQESDFKSQIMEFIRSSSFRADSMTDAFAKLMGSLFGKFGLILLDSADPNLRKLEQPFFTSLIMQNDALETAYMNSASDIVNAGYELQADVTAGNANLFYIHEGVRLLLHKKDGIFTDRKGQVSFTRDELLEEVKAHPERFSNNVLTRPLIQDYVLPVLATVLGQGEIAYWAIPRRAFEVVGGQMPLIIPRMSFTVVEGTLHKHMDKYQLSFEDVRQGLDHKRHEWLAAQDEMGIERRFEETKASFSAMYEPLIEQLGSIQAGLLKLGNNNKEKILDQITFLQAKAQAAMAKQNEAAIRQWERIELSLMPLGKLQERVYNIMYYLNRYGLAWLDELMAVEPDYSGTHRIIYM comes from the coding sequence ATGAATATTGTAACGGAACCGCTCCCGGGTGGATCAGCACTCGCGCGCGACTATATAGAACATTTTGATAAGGTTAGTCATTTGTACGGTGGGGATTTCCGAAGTAAAGAGAGTAGAAGCATTCGGGCAGAATGGCTGGATAGCAGCGAGAGTCTCCGTGCCGACCGGACACAGATTGCTGAATGTCTACGACAATATAATGAAAAGCATAATTCACATGATGCGGTGATGGCTTCGCTGGCGCTTTTGGAACAGCCGGGAACGTTAGTGGTTACTGGTGGGCAGCAAAGCGGACTATTTACAGGACCACTGCTTGTGGTATATAAAGCAATAACAACTATTATGGCGGCAAAGGAAGCAGCTGAACAACTCGGCCGACCTGTAGTTCCGTTATTCTGGATCGCAGGCGAGGATCACGATTGGGATGAAGTGAACCATACGTATGTATTAAATCGTACGCAGGAGATTAGCAAGATTAAGATAGAGAAATCAGAGGAGAAACGCTCCTCGGTAAGTGATATTCGTGTACAAGAGGAAAGCTGGCAGCAAGTGGTGGAACAGTTGGATGGGCTGCTTCAGGAGAGTGACTTCAAATCGCAGATTATGGAATTTATTCGATCTTCTTCGTTTAGAGCAGACAGTATGACAGATGCTTTTGCCAAGTTGATGGGTTCTTTGTTTGGTAAATTTGGTCTGATCCTGCTTGATTCTGCTGATCCTAACCTACGTAAGTTAGAACAACCATTTTTTACTTCGCTAATTATGCAGAATGATGCACTGGAAACAGCGTATATGAATTCTGCTTCTGATATCGTGAATGCTGGCTATGAGCTTCAAGCCGACGTTACAGCAGGCAATGCCAACCTCTTTTATATTCATGAAGGTGTACGGTTATTGCTTCACAAGAAGGATGGAATCTTTACCGATCGCAAGGGCCAGGTATCGTTCACCCGTGATGAATTACTAGAGGAAGTGAAGGCACATCCGGAACGCTTCAGCAACAACGTGTTGACACGCCCGCTTATACAGGATTATGTGTTGCCGGTTCTAGCCACTGTGCTAGGTCAAGGTGAGATTGCTTATTGGGCAATTCCTCGTCGTGCGTTTGAGGTGGTTGGGGGACAAATGCCTTTGATCATCCCAAGAATGTCTTTTACAGTCGTAGAAGGTACGCTTCACAAACATATGGACAAATATCAGCTAAGTTTTGAGGATGTAAGACAAGGACTAGATCATAAAAGACATGAATGGTTGGCTGCACAGGATGAAATGGGGATCGAACGTCGGTTTGAGGAAACCAAAGCATCTTTCTCAGCCATGTATGAACCGCTCATCGAGCAGCTTGGATCCATACAGGCAGGTCTGCTGAAACTAGGTAATAACAATAAAGAGAAGATTTTAGATCAGATTACTTTTTTACAAGCGAAAGCCCAAGCCGCTATGGCGAAACAGAATGAAGCTGCAATCCGTCAATGGGAGCGAATCGAGCTGTCGTTAATGCCACTGGGTAAACTGCAGGAAAGAGTGTACAATATCATGTATTACTTGAACCGGTATGGACTTGCATGGCTGGATGAGCTAATGGCTGTTGAACCGGATTACAGCGGAACACATCGCATCATTTATATGTAG
- a CDS encoding ATP-binding cassette domain-containing protein: protein MSKNLIEVEGLKKYFNVGQGKVLKAVDNINFTIREGETLGMVGESGCGKTTAGRTILRLYEPTAGSVKYNGTDIYKLPSNKMKAMRRDMQMIFQDPYASLNPRFTVSDIIGEALDIHGMAGSRAERKKRIEELLDMVGLNHDHATRYPHEFSGGQRQRIGIARSLAVNPKFIVCDEPISALDVSIQAQVVNLLKELQDRLGLTYLFIAHDLSMVKHISDRVAVMYLGKMVELAESEELYANPIHPYTKSLLSAIPIPDPEIEVNKKRIHLHDELGSPIYSANEKSNDSDFELVEVSKGHWVSKKFA, encoded by the coding sequence TTGAGTAAGAACCTAATAGAGGTAGAAGGTCTTAAGAAATATTTCAATGTAGGTCAAGGCAAAGTTCTTAAGGCTGTTGATAATATTAACTTCACGATCCGTGAGGGCGAGACGCTTGGGATGGTAGGAGAATCCGGTTGTGGTAAGACTACTGCTGGACGTACAATTCTTCGCTTGTATGAACCAACTGCTGGAAGTGTGAAATATAATGGTACAGACATTTATAAATTGCCTTCTAACAAAATGAAAGCTATGCGCCGTGACATGCAGATGATTTTCCAAGATCCGTACGCATCGCTTAACCCGCGTTTTACGGTTTCTGATATTATCGGTGAGGCACTGGACATTCACGGAATGGCTGGTAGCCGTGCAGAACGTAAAAAACGGATCGAAGAGCTGCTGGATATGGTTGGTCTTAACCATGATCACGCTACTCGTTATCCGCATGAATTCTCTGGTGGACAACGCCAACGTATTGGGATTGCCCGTTCGTTAGCGGTAAATCCTAAGTTCATCGTTTGTGATGAGCCGATTTCCGCGCTTGACGTATCCATTCAGGCTCAGGTCGTTAACTTGCTTAAAGAATTGCAAGATCGTTTGGGATTGACTTATCTTTTCATCGCGCATGATCTGTCCATGGTTAAACATATCAGTGATCGCGTAGCTGTTATGTACTTGGGTAAAATGGTAGAATTGGCGGAAAGTGAAGAGCTTTATGCAAATCCTATTCACCCTTATACCAAATCTCTCTTGTCAGCGATTCCAATTCCGGATCCGGAAATTGAAGTTAACAAGAAACGTATTCACTTGCATGATGAGCTTGGTAGTCCTATTTATTCTGCTAACGAAAAGAGCAATGATAGTGACTTTGAATTAGTAGAAGTATCAAAAGGCCACTGGGTAAGCAAAAAATTTGCTTAA
- a CDS encoding ABC transporter ATP-binding protein: MEPILQVKDLHVSFFVKGGEVQAVRGMNFEIGKGETVAIVGESGSGKSVTAQSIMRLIPTPPSKVKKGEIIFQGQNLLDKSMKEMESIRGKDIGMIFQDPMTSLNPTIKVGKQITEVLIKHQKMSAAEAKKQGIEMLKLVGIKNAEARFNQYPHEFSGGMRQRVMIAIALACRPALLIADEPTTALDVTIQAQIMEVMKEMQQKLGTSIILITHDLGVVAGMCDRVIVMYAGEVVETGTRWEIFKNPQHPYTKGLLRSMPRLDQKKSEPLIPIIGTPPDLIKPPIGCPFTARCNEAMHVCEQIDPGATEFSETHMARCWNLHSMAKEVQYS, from the coding sequence ATGGAACCTATTTTACAAGTCAAAGATTTGCATGTTTCCTTTTTTGTTAAAGGCGGAGAAGTGCAAGCTGTCCGTGGTATGAATTTTGAAATTGGCAAAGGCGAAACGGTTGCCATCGTCGGCGAGTCCGGCAGCGGTAAGAGTGTAACTGCACAATCGATTATGCGGCTGATCCCTACACCACCTTCCAAAGTGAAAAAGGGCGAAATTATTTTTCAAGGACAGAATCTGCTAGACAAAAGTATGAAAGAAATGGAATCCATTCGCGGCAAAGATATTGGCATGATTTTTCAAGACCCGATGACTTCTTTGAACCCAACCATCAAAGTGGGCAAACAGATAACTGAAGTTTTGATTAAACATCAGAAAATGTCAGCGGCCGAAGCGAAAAAGCAAGGTATTGAGATGCTTAAATTAGTTGGTATCAAAAATGCTGAGGCCCGCTTTAACCAATATCCCCACGAATTCTCAGGCGGTATGCGCCAGCGTGTAATGATTGCAATCGCGCTAGCCTGCCGTCCGGCTTTGCTCATAGCGGATGAGCCTACAACGGCTCTTGACGTAACCATTCAGGCGCAGATCATGGAAGTTATGAAAGAGATGCAGCAAAAACTAGGTACCTCCATCATTCTGATTACCCATGATCTTGGTGTAGTTGCCGGCATGTGTGATCGGGTTATCGTAATGTATGCAGGTGAAGTTGTGGAGACCGGAACAAGATGGGAAATCTTTAAGAATCCGCAGCATCCATACACCAAAGGTCTACTGCGCTCGATGCCCCGTCTGGACCAAAAGAAAAGCGAACCGCTAATTCCGATCATCGGCACACCGCCAGATCTGATCAAGCCGCCGATCGGATGTCCGTTCACCGCGCGTTGCAACGAAGCAATGCATGTTTGCGAACAAATCGATCCCGGCGCCACAGAATTCAGTGAAACGCATATGGCGCGTTGCTGGAATCTGCATTCGATGGCCAAGGAGGTGCAGTACTCTTGA
- a CDS encoding ABC transporter permease: MNLKPEDFQKIGVDEKEAEVIQRESLSAWKDSWQRLRQNKMAMTALGILGLIVLAAIIAPLFSKYNYYSNDLMNTNKPPSSDHWFGTDDLGRDIFVRTWYGAQISLIVGLAAAAIDLFIGVIYGGIMGFFGGRVDNIMNKFSEVLYSIPYLLVVILLLVVLEPSLGTIILALTITGWITMSWIVRGEIMQLKNREFVLASRSMGAGSARLLFKHLLPNAVGPIIVTITLSVPNAIFAEAFLSFLGLGVQAPVASLGSMINDSLTGWLYYPWRFLFPAILISLTMLSFNIFGDGLRDALDPKLKK; this comes from the coding sequence ATGAATTTAAAACCAGAAGATTTTCAAAAAATCGGTGTGGATGAAAAAGAAGCCGAGGTTATCCAGCGGGAGAGTCTCTCTGCCTGGAAAGATTCTTGGCAACGGTTGCGTCAAAATAAAATGGCAATGACCGCGCTTGGTATTCTGGGATTAATTGTGCTTGCAGCGATTATCGCTCCTTTATTCTCGAAATACAACTATTACTCCAATGACTTGATGAATACCAATAAGCCCCCTTCCTCCGATCACTGGTTTGGAACGGATGATCTTGGACGTGACATTTTCGTTCGTACTTGGTACGGTGCACAGATCTCCTTGATCGTTGGTTTAGCTGCGGCAGCCATCGACTTATTCATTGGTGTTATATACGGTGGAATTATGGGTTTCTTCGGCGGCCGTGTAGATAATATCATGAACAAATTCTCTGAGGTTTTGTACTCCATTCCTTATCTGCTTGTTGTAATTTTGCTTTTGGTTGTGCTTGAACCAAGTCTTGGGACAATCATACTAGCCTTAACCATTACGGGCTGGATTACGATGTCGTGGATTGTACGCGGTGAAATTATGCAGCTCAAGAATCGCGAGTTCGTATTGGCTTCCCGTTCCATGGGCGCAGGTTCTGCGAGACTGTTGTTCAAGCACCTTCTGCCGAACGCAGTGGGCCCGATTATCGTAACCATTACACTTTCTGTACCAAATGCAATTTTTGCTGAGGCCTTCCTAAGCTTCTTGGGTCTTGGTGTACAAGCTCCTGTCGCTTCACTTGGATCTATGATTAACGACTCACTCACCGGTTGGTTGTACTATCCATGGCGCTTCCTGTTCCCTGCCATTCTGATCAGTTTAACCATGCTTTCTTTCAACATTTTCGGTGATGGTCTTCGTGACGCGCTTGATCCTAAGCTGAAAAAATAG
- a CDS encoding ABC transporter permease, with protein sequence MVRYVANKFFYMLVSLFVLISATFFLMKAIPGDPFTSEKKVPPEIKARLMEQYGLDKPLSHQYFKYLGDILQGDLGVSMKRLNQDVSHLIGQTFSASLKLGLVAIVVAVIVGVLLGMLAALYHRKFLDSAAMVVAVLGIAVPSFVVASLLQYVFAFKLGWVPVSGFKGPIYYFLPVAALSAQPIAFIARLTRSSMLEVLNADYIKTAKAKGLSWMAILSRHVLRNGILPVVTYMGPMTANIVTGSVVIEQIFGVGGIGKQFVEAIGVRDYTVIMGITIFYGVLLMVARFITDIAYVLIDPRMKLSGGKEG encoded by the coding sequence ATGGTTCGTTATGTCGCAAATAAATTCTTTTATATGTTGGTTTCTTTATTTGTACTGATTTCAGCTACTTTTTTCTTGATGAAAGCTATTCCAGGGGACCCGTTTACTTCTGAGAAAAAAGTTCCGCCAGAAATTAAAGCGCGTCTGATGGAGCAATATGGTCTGGACAAACCGCTCTCTCATCAGTATTTTAAGTATTTAGGTGATATTCTCCAAGGGGACTTGGGTGTATCAATGAAACGCCTGAATCAGGATGTATCACATTTGATTGGTCAAACCTTTTCAGCGTCGCTGAAGCTGGGACTCGTCGCAATCGTTGTGGCGGTTATTGTTGGGGTTCTTCTCGGCATGTTAGCGGCACTCTATCACAGAAAGTTTCTTGACAGCGCCGCGATGGTGGTGGCAGTTCTGGGGATTGCGGTTCCGAGCTTTGTAGTCGCTTCTTTATTACAGTATGTGTTTGCTTTCAAACTGGGTTGGGTACCGGTTTCAGGTTTTAAAGGGCCAATCTATTATTTCCTACCTGTAGCAGCGCTCTCGGCACAGCCTATAGCATTTATAGCTCGCTTGACCCGTTCAAGTATGCTTGAAGTTCTGAATGCAGACTATATCAAAACGGCTAAGGCTAAGGGATTAAGCTGGATGGCTATTCTGAGCCGACATGTACTTCGTAATGGCATTTTGCCTGTTGTTACTTATATGGGACCTATGACAGCTAACATCGTAACTGGTTCGGTTGTTATCGAGCAGATCTTTGGTGTTGGGGGTATTGGTAAACAGTTCGTGGAAGCGATTGGTGTCCGTGACTATACCGTTATTATGGGGATAACCATTTTCTATGGTGTACTACTCATGGTGGCCCGTTTTATTACTGATATCGCTTATGTACTGATAGACCCACGTATGAAATTAAGTGGAGGAAAGGAGGGCTAA